The following proteins are encoded in a genomic region of Periophthalmus magnuspinnatus isolate fPerMag1 chromosome 23, fPerMag1.2.pri, whole genome shotgun sequence:
- the dab2 gene encoding disabled homolog 2 isoform X2 produces the protein MSAEVENGPPVQTDTTSPSSTTPPTTPTTPSKVPFKKEKKKVPEKTDEYLLARFQGDGVRYKAKLIGIDDVPEARGDKMCQDSMMKLKGIAVAARSQGKHKQRIWVNISMAGMKIIDEKSGVIEHEHAVNKISFIARDVTDNRAFGYVCGVEGQHQFYAIKTAQQAEPLVIDLKDLFQVIFNMRKKEAEAAQKGIKGENGSAVVENGEDALLKTDVGKTDQPIEQPDLFGDITTPPDIQAPNSTSSDLFGADLFSGTGQSEGSSAAGDLFNSTSANSNPSSLAALGNLQLGPPPSNVTAAPVWGAPNTTTSILNMPGVMPGAPRPVYPQPSAFGGLPIPPSAWGPQMPAQFNPPLSPPHLAWGQPSATMPPVGPGWGQPSTNPFHSGPFSAMGDQQGPARPPPRPPVKEPAKVENNAFTALDPLGDKEKKMGKDMFKDFKIAKPPAIPARKGEQGSNIAPVPDSKEAGAFEQYFSSKVGVAQDAADHDDFDINRISAAANGTPKPTPVPAPSLDPGFLDAAFSAPAANTPAQAQTLNQDIFDDAFGVSASSPSIAPVLTVPNPSFGQSTGALGLAFDDPFA, from the exons ATGTCTGCAGAAGTGGAAAATGGCCCGCCTGTCCAAACAGATACAACAAGTCCAAGCTCCACCACTCCTCCCACTACACCAACAACTCCATCCAAGGTCCCAttcaagaaagagaaaaagaaag TTCCAGAGAAGACAGACGAATACCTACTGGCCCGGTTTCAAGGGGATGGTGTGAGGTACAAAGCCAAGCTCATTGGTATTGATGATGTCCCAGAGGCAAGAGGAGACAAGATGTGCCAGGATTCAATGATGAAGCtgaag GGCATTGCAGTTGCGGCTCGTTCCCAaggtaaacacaaacaaagaatTTGGGTCAACATTTCGATGGCAGGCATGAAGATTATTGATGAGAAGTCtgga GTGATTGAGCATGAGCATGCGGTAAACAAGATCTCCTTCATAGCCAGAGATGTGACAGACAATAGAGCGTTTGGCTATGTCTGTGGAGTTGAGGGGCAGCATCAGTTTTATGCAATAAAAACGGCACAGCAG GCTGAACCACTTGTCATCGACCTAAAAGATTTATTTCAGGTCATCTTCAacatgagaaagaaagaggcagAGGCTGCGCAGAAAGGCATAAAG GGAGAAAATGGCAGCGCAGTAGTTGAG AATGGAGAAGACGCCTTGTTAAAAACGGATGTGGGGAAAACAGACCAA CCAATTGAGCAGCCTGACCTTTTTGGAGACATAACAACCCCACCAGACATCCAGGCTCCAAAT TCTACATCAAGTGACCTTTTTGGAGCAGATCTGTTTTCTGGTACTGGTCAGTCTGAAGGATCATCTGCTGCAGGTGACCTCTTTAACAGTACCTCTGCAAACTCCAATCCATCATCTTTAGCTGCTTTAG GAAATCTTCAGTTAGGTCCGCCTCCTTCAAATGTCACTGCTGCACCAGTGTGGGGAGCCCCCAACACCACAACTTCCATCTTAAACATGCCCGGGGTGATGCCTGGTGCTCCCAGGCCTGTTTATCCGCAGCCATCTGCCTTTGGTGGGTTACCTATACCCCCATCTGCGTGGGGCCCACAAATGCCAGCTCAGTTTAATCCACCTTTATCTCCACCTCACCTTGCTTGGGGTCAACCTAGTGCAACGATGCCCCCTGTTGGTCCAGGGTGGGGCCAACCTTCCACTAATCCTTTTCACTCCGGGCCATTCTCTGCTATGGGTGACCAGCAAGGTCCAGCTAGACCCCCTCCTAGACCACCTGTAAAAGAGCCTGCAAAGGTAGAAAACAATGCCTTCACAGCTTTGGATCCTCTGGGAGATAAAGAAAAGAAGATGGGAAAGGACATGTTCAAAGACTTCAAAATCGCCAAGCCCCCAGCCATTCCAGCAAGAAAAGGCGAACAAGGGTCAAACATCGCACCAGTCCCCGACAGTAAAGAAGCAGGTGCATTTGAGCAGTACTTCTCCAGTAAAGTGGGCGTGGCTCAGGATGCAGCAGATCATGATGACTTTGATATAAATCGGATCTCAGCAGCAGCTAATG GCACACCAAAACCAACTCCAGTGCCTGCTCCAAGCTTGGACCCGGGCTTTTTAGATGCCGCATTTTCTGCTCCAGCTGCAAATACTCCTGCACAAGCCCAAACTCTCAACCAGGACATATTTGATGATGCTTTTGGGGTTTCAGCATCAAGTCCATCCATAGCACCAGTTTTAACAgtg ccAAACCCTTCATTTGGACAGAGCACTGGTGCTCTGGGACTTGCTTTTGATGACCCTTTTGCTTAA
- the dab2 gene encoding disabled homolog 2 isoform X1 yields MSAEVENGPPVQTDTTSPSSTTPPTTPTTPSKVPFKKEKKKVPEKTDEYLLARFQGDGVRYKAKLIGIDDVPEARGDKMCQDSMMKLKGIAVAARSQGKHKQRIWVNISMAGMKIIDEKSGVIEHEHAVNKISFIARDVTDNRAFGYVCGVEGQHQFYAIKTAQQAEPLVIDLKDLFQVIFNMRKKEAEAAQKGIKGENGSAVVENGEDALLKTDVGKTDQPIEQPDLFGDITTPPDIQAPNEANDILLLDFSADVDCNQNHINGTSSVTSCALNHKTVKTFSEKLGYFPTPDNDPFRDDPLSKSPPQNISKHPMDTNYCLNKTAGSVVNTVSNNVLNVDSEQLTQINELSSKTMILAINHGYWPLGGKISEDGTNTIMDGNHLDSSFTSSNPFFENALENSTSLNDTSDRKSQNNRPYYSKDSIVISPPPQSFKTGRRRSTKSTSSDLFGADLFSGTGQSEGSSAAGDLFNSTSANSNPSSLAALGNLQLGPPPSNVTAAPVWGAPNTTTSILNMPGVMPGAPRPVYPQPSAFGGLPIPPSAWGPQMPAQFNPPLSPPHLAWGQPSATMPPVGPGWGQPSTNPFHSGPFSAMGDQQGPARPPPRPPVKEPAKVENNAFTALDPLGDKEKKMGKDMFKDFKIAKPPAIPARKGEQGSNIAPVPDSKEAGAFEQYFSSKVGVAQDAADHDDFDINRISAAANGTPKPTPVPAPSLDPGFLDAAFSAPAANTPAQAQTLNQDIFDDAFGVSASSPSIAPVLTVPNPSFGQSTGALGLAFDDPFA; encoded by the exons ATGTCTGCAGAAGTGGAAAATGGCCCGCCTGTCCAAACAGATACAACAAGTCCAAGCTCCACCACTCCTCCCACTACACCAACAACTCCATCCAAGGTCCCAttcaagaaagagaaaaagaaag TTCCAGAGAAGACAGACGAATACCTACTGGCCCGGTTTCAAGGGGATGGTGTGAGGTACAAAGCCAAGCTCATTGGTATTGATGATGTCCCAGAGGCAAGAGGAGACAAGATGTGCCAGGATTCAATGATGAAGCtgaag GGCATTGCAGTTGCGGCTCGTTCCCAaggtaaacacaaacaaagaatTTGGGTCAACATTTCGATGGCAGGCATGAAGATTATTGATGAGAAGTCtgga GTGATTGAGCATGAGCATGCGGTAAACAAGATCTCCTTCATAGCCAGAGATGTGACAGACAATAGAGCGTTTGGCTATGTCTGTGGAGTTGAGGGGCAGCATCAGTTTTATGCAATAAAAACGGCACAGCAG GCTGAACCACTTGTCATCGACCTAAAAGATTTATTTCAGGTCATCTTCAacatgagaaagaaagaggcagAGGCTGCGCAGAAAGGCATAAAG GGAGAAAATGGCAGCGCAGTAGTTGAG AATGGAGAAGACGCCTTGTTAAAAACGGATGTGGGGAAAACAGACCAA CCAATTGAGCAGCCTGACCTTTTTGGAGACATAACAACCCCACCAGACATCCAGGCTCCAAAT GAAGCTAATGACATTCTGTTGCTGGATTTTTCTGCTGATGTTGACTGCAATCAGAATCATATAAATGGAACGTCCTCTGTTACATCCTGTGCCCTTAACCATAAAACAGtcaaaacattttcagaaaaaTTAGGTTATTTTCCAACCCCCGATAATGATCCTTTTAGAGATGACCCACTTTCAAAATCACCCCCCCAGAATATCTCAAAGCACCCCATGGACACTAACTACTGCTTAAACAAAACTGCTGGCAGCGTTGTTAATACAGTCAGTaacaatgttttaaatgtggacTCTGAACAGCttactcaaataaatgagtTATCCAGTAAAACTATGATCCTTGCTATCAACCATGGTTACTGGCCTCTAGGTGGTAAAATATCAGAAGACGGCACAAATACCATAATGGACGGAAATCATTTGGACTCATCTTTTACATCTAGTAACCCATTTTTTGAAAACGCTTTGGAAAATTCCACATCATTAAACGACACAAGTGATAGAAAGTCTCAAAACAATAGGCCATATTATAGCAAAGATTCCATTGTGATTAGTCCACCTCCCCAAAGCTTTAAGACTGGACGAAGAAGAAGCACAAAG TCTACATCAAGTGACCTTTTTGGAGCAGATCTGTTTTCTGGTACTGGTCAGTCTGAAGGATCATCTGCTGCAGGTGACCTCTTTAACAGTACCTCTGCAAACTCCAATCCATCATCTTTAGCTGCTTTAG GAAATCTTCAGTTAGGTCCGCCTCCTTCAAATGTCACTGCTGCACCAGTGTGGGGAGCCCCCAACACCACAACTTCCATCTTAAACATGCCCGGGGTGATGCCTGGTGCTCCCAGGCCTGTTTATCCGCAGCCATCTGCCTTTGGTGGGTTACCTATACCCCCATCTGCGTGGGGCCCACAAATGCCAGCTCAGTTTAATCCACCTTTATCTCCACCTCACCTTGCTTGGGGTCAACCTAGTGCAACGATGCCCCCTGTTGGTCCAGGGTGGGGCCAACCTTCCACTAATCCTTTTCACTCCGGGCCATTCTCTGCTATGGGTGACCAGCAAGGTCCAGCTAGACCCCCTCCTAGACCACCTGTAAAAGAGCCTGCAAAGGTAGAAAACAATGCCTTCACAGCTTTGGATCCTCTGGGAGATAAAGAAAAGAAGATGGGAAAGGACATGTTCAAAGACTTCAAAATCGCCAAGCCCCCAGCCATTCCAGCAAGAAAAGGCGAACAAGGGTCAAACATCGCACCAGTCCCCGACAGTAAAGAAGCAGGTGCATTTGAGCAGTACTTCTCCAGTAAAGTGGGCGTGGCTCAGGATGCAGCAGATCATGATGACTTTGATATAAATCGGATCTCAGCAGCAGCTAATG GCACACCAAAACCAACTCCAGTGCCTGCTCCAAGCTTGGACCCGGGCTTTTTAGATGCCGCATTTTCTGCTCCAGCTGCAAATACTCCTGCACAAGCCCAAACTCTCAACCAGGACATATTTGATGATGCTTTTGGGGTTTCAGCATCAAGTCCATCCATAGCACCAGTTTTAACAgtg ccAAACCCTTCATTTGGACAGAGCACTGGTGCTCTGGGACTTGCTTTTGATGACCCTTTTGCTTAA